One Salvelinus namaycush isolate Seneca chromosome 29, SaNama_1.0, whole genome shotgun sequence genomic region harbors:
- the LOC120024269 gene encoding acyl-coenzyme A thioesterase 1-like: MVSRSQQVRFRFLPSPRCFFDEPLHVQVDGLSPYQKVELRSNLRDDKGVIFRASSVYKADATGQVDLCRSPSLCGSYTGVEPMGLFWAMAPETPHSKMLKNNVLGSIMVNIDVLHGDTGELLATATNERRFMTEGARRIPLGLKEGRIRGVLFLPPGQGPFPGVLDVHILGGGLSEVRASLLANKGFVVLALAYYGYQDMPRNVPAHFDLEYFEEAITFLRRQPQVQGPGIGILSISKSGDLALSMASFLSGISATVWINGSNANIMTPLHYKDLVIPPLMPILENITLLPSGHVDVRDTIPDPDTEGNRGSLIPIERSSSRFLFAVSEDDRNWNSCLFAQQAAARLRHHGKENFEVVTYPRAGHFLEVPYMPHCPSSFHSAAGKVVVFGGEVKAHHEAQLDLWRRVQEFFRTHLKDTSNTGQKSML; encoded by the exons ATGGTGTCCCGTTCTCAACAGGTTCGTTTTAGGTTTCTCCCCAGCCCTCGCTGTTTCTTCGACGAGCCACTACACGTGCAGGTAGATGGACTATCTCCGTACCAGAAAGTGGAGTTAAGGTCCAACCTCCGGGACGATAAAGGGGTCATCTTCAGAGCTTCCTCCGTGTATAAGGCAGATGCTACAGGACAAGTGGACCTTTGCCGCTCTCCTTCTCTTTGCGGCAGTTACACGGGAGTTGAACCCATGGGCTTGTTTTGGGCCATGGCGCCCGAGACTCCACACAGCAAAATGTTAAAAAATAATGTGTTGGGTTCAATTATGGTGAATATAGATGTTCTGCATGGGGATACAGGTGAGCTCTTGGCCACAGCGACCAACGAGAGGCGGTTCATGACAGAGGGGGCGAGGAGGATACCGTTGGGCTTGAAAGAAGGAAGAATTCGGGGAGTCCTCTTTCTACCACCCG GTCAGGGTCCATTTCCTGGGGTACTAGATGTGCATATTCTGGGTGGAGGTCTATCAGAGGTCCGGGCCAGTCTGCTGGCTAACAAAGGATTCGTGGTTCTGGCGCTGGCCTACTACGGCTACCAGGACATGCCCAGAAACGTTCCTGCACACTTTGACCTGGAGTACTTTGAAGAGGCCATTACATTCCTGAGGAGACAGCCACAG GTCCAGGGTCCAGGAATAGGAATCCTGTCCATCTCGAAGAGTGGCGACCTGGCTCTGTCCATGGCTTCTTTTCTCTCTGGCATCTCAGCCACAGTCTGGATCAACGGCAGCAACGCTAATATCATGACGCCGCTGCACTACAAAGACCTCGTCATCCCTCCCCTCATGCCTATCCTAGAGAACATCACCCTCTTACCGTCTGGCCACGTCGACGTCCGAGACACCATTCCGGACCCAGATACTGAGGGGAACCGCGGTTCTTTGATCCCAATAGAACGTTCCAGTTCTAGGTTCCTCTTCGCCGTCTCGGAGGACGACAGGAACTGGAACAGTTGTCTCTTTGCCCAGCAGGCCGCCGCCCGGCTGAGGCATCATGGGAAAGAGAACTTTGAGGTGGTGACGTACCCCAGGGCGGGTCATTTCCTGGAGGTGCCCTACATGCCCCACTGCCCGTCTAGCTTCCACTCTGCGGCGGGTAAAGTGGTGGTGTTTGGGGGGGAAGTTAAAGCCCACCATGAGGCTCAGCTGGACCTGTGGAGGAGGGTCCAGGAGTTCTTCAGGACACACCTGAAGGACACCAGTAACACTGGCCAGAAATCTATGTTATAA